In Trachemys scripta elegans isolate TJP31775 chromosome 10, CAS_Tse_1.0, whole genome shotgun sequence, the sequence ATGTGCTGTACTGGTTTAACTTTATCAGCTTTGTTGCCAACATATCTTCAAGTGAAGTTGTTCTGTGTAAAAATTACTCGGTTTCTGTTTCAGATATTCCATTTGAACATGCTACTGGGCAACTCCTTCCCCCTATTCCCCAAACTGCTAGTCTTGTAAACATGCCTCCTGGGCTGGTGTGTCAGTCCACTGTGTTCATCCTTGCTCATATGTCCTCAGTCATAATAAAGACTGCTGTCGGAAGTCAAAATAGAATTGGCTGTCTTCCCCAGGGCAGTTTACAGTATCCCCATACTTTAAACTCAGAGGACCAAGGTAAACAGTCTTTAGCGTCTCGTGCTGAGTGTCAGTTTCTTTCAGTTGAAAAATTCAGGGGAGCGGGTCTTTCCAGCTGCATCTCACTTTCAGTTTGCATAGCATGAAATTCACCAGGCTCACATTCGTTTCCATGCAGGGAATTCTCTTGGTGTATGACATCACTAACCGCTGGTCCTTCGATGGGATAGACCGCTGGATAAAGGAAATAGACGAGGTAAGTGTGACACTGCAGCTTGTTTAGGATGTGTTCATACAGCATCTATCACAACAGGGCCTGGTGTGACTACAGTAATATAAACGCTGCAGCTTCTGGTGCCAGCACAGAAATATCACCGTTCTGTGAAAGTGGCAGGTCTCCTTGGATGCTGAATAGCCTGTTGATGCTGACACCTCTGATTTTACTAAGCCCCACAGATGGCACTTGCTGGAAAGCAGAGATTACAAATATAATcaaaagagacaaggtaggtgaggtaataggatcttttattggaccaacttctgttggtggaagggacaagctttcgagcttcacaaagctcttcttcaggtccaggAAAGGCAACCAGAAtatctgtgggcttgtctacgctgAAAACGCTGCAGCCGCACAGCTGAAGTGCTTCAGTAAAGATGGTACCTACACTAATGGGAGGGATTCTGgtgttggcataggtaatccagaGTTGAATTCCAGGCTAAAACTGTGCAGGCAATGGGGAGCAGGATATCCATACAGCTGAGTTGTGGGCCTGTTAACCAAGGAATTCTGGGCAATGCCCTGTAAAATCATGAGAGGAAAGGTCTGAAATGGAATAATCTGTATGAGGAGTCCCTGCTTAGACACCAGCGTTTATATCACAGTGGCCAGTCCCAGCAGAGGCAGTTTCGTTTCCTCATGTGCCCTTTGATACTGTAAGCTAAGCAGCCCACTAGGTATAGTCTGTGTTCACTGGTGTGTCAGTGAGTTTGATGCTCTTTTCTAAAGATGAACCATGTTCTTTTAAagcatgctccaggtgtcccccGGATTTTGGTTGGAAACAGGCTTCACCTAGCCTTCAAGCGACAGGTGCCCACGGAGCAGGCCCGTTCCTACGCTGAGAAGAACTGCATGACATTCTTCGAGGTCAGCCCACTGTGCAACTTCAATGTGACCGAGTCCTTTACGGAGCTGTCTCGCATCGTGCTAATGAGGCATGGCATGGAGAAGATCTGGAGACCTAACAGAGGTGAGTGGAGACCTGCTCTTGCTGTGCTGATGAGGTGCTCTGTGGGCAGAAGAAACTGCCCACATTGAAGGGGTGGGCGTTTGCCTTCCTGCTCGGAAGAGGCAGTATTTAATAACCATCTGGGGACctccaagcacttcacaaacacaaAGTGCCTCAGTCCCCACCCACCTCTGTGAGCTCGGTAAAAAGTATCCCTGCTtcacacagagaaactgaggcacagaaggtaAGTAGTGTGCCTCCAGTCACAGAATCAGTTGctatcagagctgggaatagaacccaggagactggactcagtcccctgctctaaccactgggccatgctgctgctgtaTTCTAGCACACCTGTGTGACCACTCCGACCTGTGGTAATTCACTAGCTGAACTCGCTTTGTCTGACGTGGCAGCCCACTAGTACCAGTTCAAGCCAGAGAAGGCTTGAGTAATCCACTCCTGAATTTCCAGTGCTACAGGCCCCTTTGCTCCATATATATAGTCAGTGTGGTGAGCTTAAAAGAAGAGGCATCTTAGTTGGCCTGTGGTgcaaggttgtgtgtgtgtgagctcaGTCCTTTGATAGGCTGGGGAAGAAGTGGCACTTGGCTGCTGGCTCTACTCCAGGTGAGGCTCGTTCCACCCTCTTCCAGATGTGGGGGGGGTAGCTGCAGTGGAGGTGGCAGGGATTGTTGGTACGCAGTGCCCTGGGGAGGAAGAAATAGTCTCTTCCCCTTTTATGGTGGCACATTTTCTCCTGCAGATGTGGGGGGTGGTGAATGAACCTAGGTATCCAAGTGTGAGCCAGATCCCATTATCTTAGACACTCTCCCCTCTGTCCTGGGCACTGACTAGCCATTACTGAAGCGCTGGTGCGTCAGCCAGAAGGGATGAGAGAGTCCTTCTCTGCCAAGGCAATGGTCAAGGTCCCTGTAGCTGGGCCTGCTGGCACACTGCTGTTTGATGCATATGGAGTGTCAGTGAGATACTAGCGGGGATTCAAACGCAAATCTTGCTGGAGGCAGAAGGCAatgctgctgcagtttctgcaGGGAGATACCTTGCTCTGCGGTGAAAGCTTTCCCTGCATTGAGAGCCAGCATACACAGATGGCTTGATTTAAAGATCGAGCCAGTCTAGTCGCTCTGTTGCCCTGCAAAACAACGGTGAGAATTTAAAGCTGAAGTCTTCTGTGCGCTGCAAATCTATCCTGAACGCCTTCCATGGATAGGGTCTACAATCTTCACAAGCTTCTTGTTCCCTATGCATAGCACTGCTTCATGGCTTTGCAGGCTCAGTCCTTGGGCAGACTGAAGATAGGAGTGTGCCCCCGTGTGGCCAGCTGTAAGGAAATCCCGCACGAGCTGGGGCATTCACAAAACAGTGTCACATGCTTTTTACACTGAATTCATGGAAATAAGGGCTTTCTCGGAGAGGCTGAGTCTTGCTCTAGGGTCAGAGTTCAGAAGAGCCTGCCCCTGGGCTTGTACAGATTGAACAGGTCCCAAACAGGAATGTGCTCTGCCTCGCCCCAGCAAGGCTGTTGCCTTCCTCCAGACCACGTCTGCTCTTTGTATCTTGGAgtgggaagaagggggctgtGCAACTCAACTGCCAAACAATTTGCAAATACTGACTAAATGAGGCCTTGCAGCACTGTatgggtgggggggcgggaaggattGATTATTGTGCTGATGGTTAAACTGAGGTTTGGAAGCAGAGCTCAGAGAACTTGGGAGTCCTGTCTCCTAGTTCCTTGTTTTCACCATCAGATCCGCAGTCTCTAAGGCACCGTATTGCCACCACTAATTTCTCCCTCCCTAAGAAATGGGTGATGTACAGTCCAGGCGAGATGTGCAGCAGGGAAAGCTCTCTCCCTGGAGGCACCACCTGGGTGTCACTTGCCCTCTGACCGTGCTTGATTCTTTCTCTCCCGACAGTGTTCAGCTTACAGGACCTCTGCTGCCGTGCAATAGTCTCCTGCACACCGGTCCACCTCATTGACAAGCTGCCACTGCCTGTCACCATCAAGAGCCACTTGAAATCCTTCTCCATGGCCAATGGAATGAACGCGGTGATGATGCACGGCCGGTCATACTCCTTGGCTAGCAGTGGGGGCGGGAGCAGCAGCAAAGGTAACAGCTTGAAGAGATCCAAATCAATCCGCCCGCCGCAGAGTCCCCCACAGAACTGCTCACGCAACAACTGCAAGATCTCTTAGCAAGACTGTAACGCTGTGAGCTccaaacacacccacccactgaTGTACAGATGTTTGCACACGTAGCCCTTTTCAATAGGATCCTTTTGAACGTTCCTGGGTCACTTTTTTGATGACATGCATAGCTTTGGAAAACGAGTTCAGCTTAACGTTCAGACCATCATATCGACTGGATCCCACATCGCTGGTAAAGGGGACTGTGCCAAGTGAACCTTCAGGAATGCTTTGGGATTTTCCTCAGTCTGGGTGGAAAACTCAGCAGCTGCTGGCATGGGGGAGGGACAAGCTCGTCCAGTCTTGGCAGAGGAGGGGATTTAGCGGAAGATCAAGAGGCTTAGGGGGTGGTCAAGGGAGAATCTGTGCTGCAACTGTAACTCTTGAACTCCCAGATGCATTGCTGGTTCGATAGAGAACAGTGGACCCGTAAGAATAAACGGGACATAAGATGATGGCAAATTCTACCTGGACTTTAACCTGCCATTGACAAAAAAGAGGCAAGAGTTGGCCAATTGGGAATCTGAAGGAAGCAGTCCTGCTTGCCTTTcacttatttatataaaaattatatagCGAGatcacacttcttttttttttaacttttttttttttttttttttacttttaaagaaGCAGTCAGGGAAAATTTTATGCAGCCATGTAAATAGAAGCATGGGACCTCTGTTTGCAGTGCACCAGctaagggggaggaagggagaggggaatttTAAGGTGAATATCTACAAACACTTTGGGGGATTGTACAAACAGGATTGCTCTGcgttggtttgttttaaatactaTCTATGCGAAAGGAGAGAGCGATTTGTATGCTACATTCTGGATCCTTCCTTTTCTGAACATTCCTGGTAACAAGGGTGAGGGCCTAGGAGGGGGCTAGGATTTAAATGTaatggcgggggggtgggggggtgcagaggctgattGTActcacttaaaccaaaacccaaatAGAGTTGCAGCTGTGAGGCTGCCATGGCCTGCAGGAGCCTGAAGACAAAGGTTCTGTCAGACCAAATATTAGAGACCCAAAGGTCAGCTGGTACCAGGTTTATTTTCCCATGACAGGCAACATCTTCTCATGTGAGGGTTGTTGATCAGTGCTGGCCTTGAGGAGCTGCAGGCATACAAGTAAAACACTTCTGCTGGGCCTGCAGTGAAGAGAAACACACAGCTTGATCACAAGCTACCCTTCTGGGGTCACtgttccttcccccatcctccccagtACTGCTATTTATCCCTCCCACTCTTCTGGGCCATAAGGTCAACCCCCTAATAGGCATGGAGACTTTGAGCAGGCCCTGAATCCAGGGTCCTTTCTGCACCTGTAAATACCCACTTCACCTTTCCAGGGAACATCTAATCTTCTAGCACTGCCCATGGCTCCTCTTCtagatgggggcaggagaagggagaaCACATTTCACACTGGAGTGTGGCATATTAGAACTGATCAGGACTGGAGCACTACTAGCCATTCTAAGTGGTATTAAAATGCCGCCTTGCTAGTCTGGAGTTTGCCTGCATTGGATGACCAAGCAAAGCTATCTTGCTGTGCCCTCAGACAGCCATGATTGCTGTTCAGTGGCAGGAAAACATGAAGGGAAATGCATTGGCTTGTTTTTATTGTCACATAGGTTTTCACAGCTTCTAGAGCAAGCAATCTCTCTAGTTGGCAATGTGCTTGGGATCGGCATGTGATGTTAGAGAAATCCCATCTAGGACAATAGCAACAGCTTCCCTTACTTAGTCCCATAGTAGCAGGACTTTTAACTTTCCACTAGGGCTTTCAGCAGTAGTAGTGCCCAGTCCTTGTTAAGCTAGAGAGGCTGATTACAGTTCGATGCTAGTTCAGTCATAGGTGAGCGAGACCAAGACCTGGTGACAGGTTCTTGTAGGCCATCAGGATGTGTAGTTTTTCAGTGGCTTTCAGGATGGTCTAACTGTATGAACTGCTTTTGGTTGCTCTGTTCTGCCTCCATTATACCTCCCTCTTTATTGGGAAACTAAAACTGGCACGTCTGCTCTAAGATGCTGGTGCTCTACTGTTACcgcctgtctcccattagcaGCAGTTCCCCAAGACCAGGCGTAGTCTGTCACCCTAAAGCAGCTTGTTACATGGGCAGGATGAAGCTGTTGCGTTTCCTGCATGGCTGACCACCCACTCTGTTCAAGCAGCAACTAAAAGACGGGTGGCAGAGAAATGGCACAGCCCGTTCCCACAGCAGCACTCCCTGCTGtgcttttcccttccttccctgacAGGGTCTGGAGACGAAGGAGTTTCTGCACTCTCTCAAACCCCAGAGGACAGATTTCACAGatagcccagctgcagggcaatAAACCGGGCCACCAACGAAGCTCAAAtgagggagaaggagaaaataaaccAAGGGCTGGGGGTGTCTTTTGTGGCCGTGATTCAGACTAAGAATTAAAGTTGTAGTCAAGTTCAGTGCCATCGCGGGGAAGCCAGGGGATTTCTAGAACCTGCCAGCAGTACTACACCCACTGTTCCATGTCACTCAacagggagcagaagcagccaggcAGCCTAGGGATATATGGCTAACAGGTGATGGGAGGCAGAACACACCCCTATCCATCAGTGTAAAACCCTCTTTGAATTTGGTTTCCGTTAGACAGTTAGTTGTGGCAGCccctcagcagcctgtaactcaCCTGTGTTGCCTCTTCCATATCTAATATCTGATACACGCAGCTGGCGTGGGGAGGAGATGGACGATTCCGTTCTGCATGTCTAGAAACTCTTCCAACTACCTGTGGATGGTTTATCCCCTACAAATAAACCCTCTCCCATCTCGTCTCCCATTGTACATTTTCCCCTGTACAATCTCAGCAAATCCTGTCCAGAGGAAAGATTCATTGATCTGGAATGTCTGCTGATCAAAACTGAACTCATCTTGTTTTCTTCATTTGAAAAGAAAGTGGTTCTCGCATCTGATATCAACACTAGTCTTTAGCTGCTGTCTGACACTCGGACCATTCCAATGTTATTTTGGACTCTTTCTTTTATTCCTTTGTACAGTCAATGTTGTTCAACTGAtatacatgttttgttttatataaattaaagtcttttgttgttttaaactacCAGGCGGGATCTGGACAATTATGTCAGCTTCAAGTAGGGCTGCGGTTTTAGCAGGTCTTTAAGCGGGTTTTTCTGGGGTTGCtcaaggatgggggtgggatgtggcagggttCATGGTGATTGGGAACTTGCCGAAGGGGGGCCCTTATACCAGTGTTCCCAGGATTGCCCTTCCCagccattcaaaaatcatgagatttggctTACAGATGATGAGATTTCAATTCACATTTGGTTCTAGTCTTTGTCTTTTGGTGTTTTGACCCTTTAGAGGTCATTTTTCAAACGTGTCTAGTCTCCGAAACTTGTTGTTTTTAATGGAAGCAGAGATTCTCCCATAATCACATGACTTCAGGGCCTGGTGCTTAAAGAAAAACATTGATTCTCCTGAGACTTGTGAGAAAATCACAACAGTTCGTTACGCAGGTGTGTAAACCCCACGTCAAGCCCACATAAGCTCTGACTTATGTTGGTTACAAGTGGTGTAAAACTCACCCTGTGCAGCTACGTCAGTTGCTGGCCACCAGAGCTTCAATCCCAGGTAGGGACCTATTCTGCTTTGTTACATCTGGGGGAACTCTCTGATAGCTATAATGGAAAGCAGAGTTTGGCATACACTATCCAAATTGGAGTAAGCTGCTAATGAAATTTGGTATAAAGATGGATTCAAAGTGTATTTCGAAAGCAAGCTATAGACGAAGGGGAGGTGCTGTCTTGTGACTTCATAGTTTGCCTCACTTTCTGTTTTTGTGTGACTGCAAATAGTGCAGTCACTACACTCCAGAGTGAACAGGGGCAATCACAGAGATGGGGTCACAGAGCATGCCGAGGCCCCCAGCTAGAAGAATGGCCTGTATGGTCCTCACTGGGGATGAGGCTCCTAGATCCCAGAGAAGCAGTCACTTTTGGGAAGAGGGACAGCTTCTCTTGGCCTAATTNNNNNNNNNNNNNNNNNNNNNNNNNNNNNNNNNNNNNNNNNNNNNNNNNNNNNNNNNNNNNNNNNNNNNNNNNNNNNNNNNNNNNNNNNNNNNNNNNcccccccccccccccccactgtaggATTATACCTCCACTCTGAACCCGGCTGGCCAGGCTTGTTTTAACAGCTTGGtgcttgctgggggagggaaatcagCGGCTGGAGCATGGAAAAACCCCATAATGGGGTAAAAGCCTGGTCAGGGAAGAGTGAGCAAACATGCCTCTTGTTTTTCAGGCGGGTTCTCGAAGTGCCCTGTGCTGTCTCACCCCAGGAGCCTAAACAAAGGACTTGTGTGATTTCAGGTGGGGAAGTATCAGCAGGAGTCGGTGACTCTCCAGCAGCAGGTTCTGTTTTCACGCAGATGTCCTTGTTCGGAAAGAACAAGGCAAGAAAACCACTCAGGACGAATTGATTAACACTGTGCCCCGCTAGCCTCTTTCTGCCCGAGCTCGAATGACTCTCACAAACAGCTCCTTGAGCCTCGCCCCCCTTGGAAAAGTAGGCAGGAGGAGCATGTTGCACTGGAATCACTTTACTAGTTTCCCAACTCTTGTGAGAGCTGGTggttttctgaaagccccagctcctggagtcatgtcaCTAGGTAAGAAAcgtttttcatttaaacaaacaaacttacCCTTCTGGTGGCGGAGAGAAGCTTGCCGATGACACCTGAGTACAGCCGAAAGGCTCAGAaccagaagatttaaaaaaaaaaaaaaatccaaaatatattactttggctaaaaaaaaaagttgtttttgttttcttttttaactcaTCATCTGGAGGAGCCTGGCTCCTCATGGGTTTTGAATGCTGTGGGTTGGCACTACTGCTTTCATcaccactgagatgcagccagctctagGGTAGAACTGCAGAATAGCTTCCCATGACCTGTGAAAATCAGATGACTAATAAGCAGAGCTTTAAAGGTGCGGAGCACCCGTGGCGCCCTCCtacccccccaccaaaaaacacaaacaaaatcctGCTGATTAAGCCAATCATTTTATGAAAATAAGGTCATAAGAGCACAAAGTCAGCTGTGATTTCTGAGCAGGTACAGCAAGAACAGTTTTTGGTTACACATGCCAGAGGTGCACAGATATGTTACAGAGAGCCAGAGGCTTTGACACTCCTGGGAGTCAGAATTCATAGTGCAGTGGTGAAGAGAAGGCTCTGTACTGGTGACTTGgaaaagtgcattttaaaaaaacaaaaacagcgtTTGCGCTTTATGATGTACAAACgcctgaaaattatttttgaactTCTATTGGGTTGGGTGGGTGGCCCTGTTTTAAGGATTATTTTAAAGCAGAAATGTCAAAAAAGCCCAGACTTGATACTTGGTTTTGGTTTggtgttttgggggggaggggagtttctgGAGGTCTCCTCGGAGAACTAGAGAGCTGAAGTGGGtgtttcctcctccctctgtggAGGAAAATGGATGGtgaatgtttctctctctctcccatgtaTTGTAGGAGCGTGAGTTTAAGTGTTAAACTTTTCAGGCCTCCTCTCtactataaaaatgcaaaaagaacCCACAATTTTTTGCTTGGCGGGTCCCTTAGGAATCCTGTCTCTGTAGCTGAGGGTTTCCTATTCTGCTCAGCACTGAAGTAGCTAGGTGCTAGCTTCTACCTGCATTCCAAAGCACTGGAGCATGGAAGCTTCAATAAACCTGACATGGGAATCAAATTATCTCGCTAGTGACTCCAATACAAAGCTGAGATATGTTAGTTAAGCAATTACCCTTCTTTAAAGAGGCTGGGAATGAGACCTGGGCTCATTTCCCGGTTCTGCCACCGACTGAAGGGActtgccaaagtcacacagccCCTCTCTGTCTCGCTTTCCCCAGCTTTAGTCTGCCCATCtttcaaatggggataatgatactggcgTGCCTGAGTCAAGAGCTGTGGGGTACATCAGTTGTCCCACAGGGCTCTGTAACCTCTCTATATGCAGCACTaaagaaatgcagccatctctggagtgGGGAAGTAGCAAGTGCACAAGACCCTGTGTAACAATTGGGAGGGGATTTGGCCAAGGACATCAGCAAATTCCTGGTCTTGCATGCAGTGCTGGGGGATTTTATTGCCCAGGCAGGACCTTGGTTTTCAAGGACAGCTTACAGACCTAACTCCAAGCCTCTTCTCTATTGGTCCTTGCCTTAGTTAAGTGCTTTGATTTGTGGCTCTCATGCctgtggccaataccaggtgtaACCTATAGTGAAGGTGTAAGAGCCCTGCTCTCACCAGTGTGGCTTTTAAACCCATTTCACTGTATTAAGCATTTGCAAGGGAGTTTTTGGGTGTTGACCTCTGGCTAGAAGCGACTGGCACTGAAGCCCGGCTGCTTCCCAATGGGGGGTGGTTTGTCAGCCACTGCAAGTAAGTGGTTTAACATTGCCAACAGCAAGAGTGAGTGATCTAGTGACGCAGTGCCAGAGGCGGGCACTGCATGCTACAGAAATCAATGTGCTAGGCTCTGTAGAGCCACACATTTTGCCGTTTAGTATGTGCTTGACTGTAcagctgaatcaaggccttaaagtcccattgatgtcataAGCATCTGCTTTGCTGAATCCAGACATCAGCCTCTGAGCTGCAGGCTTGGTcagagctgctgcttctgctgcaagCCCAGAGGAAGTGTTCCCCTGGCCTGGAGTGTTAGTCTCTGCTACTCTTCCCAGTGGCTGGGGGTTAGTTTGTTGCTCTGTCTCTGAGGTCAGGCATCTCTGCTCCTGTCTCCTGGGCCAAAAGGTCATGGCAGAAGTCACTGGAGCTCTCAGATCAAACGAGAGGAAATAGCTCCTGGGTCTGGGGGCCTCTCCTGGGCTTGCCTGATGCATGTGGAAACAAAGGTTCTTGTCAGCCCTTTATCCTCCCTGTTTGCTTTTGATCTTTGTGACCTGCGTGTGAGACATCTCAGGAGTGCATGTGAAACAGGGCTGCTTTGGGAGACTCTCCTGGCCAGGGCGCTGGGGCTACACTATTTAGCCAGTTGGGCTGTTGAGAACCAGTGCTGCGCTCCCGTGCCTGGACCTGCCTGAAACAGTCTCTGCAGCAAACTCCCAGCTTCCTTTCCTTGCTGTTACTAGCAAGCAGATGATGGGGGAGCTGAACTCAGGTGGCGATGCCTTTTTCCCCCATTCAGAAATACCCCAGGTGGCTATGCTGCTCTCTAGCTGGGATTGTGTGCTGCAGCTTGAGCTGGGAGCCACTGTCCCGCCACCTGCTCCCTCTCGTgcttgggtagggtgaccagacagcaagtgtgaaaaattgggatgggggtgggaggtaataggaatCTATACAAGAAAAGActcccaaaatcgggactgtccctataaaatcgggatatctgatCACCCTGTGCTTGGTGGCTCTTTGTAAGAGCAGTGGCCTCAGTGAGGATTAACCCTTTGCACTTAGTGCTTCTGTTTGCAAAGCGCTCTGCAGATGCTAATTGCAGGTCCCCCTTCTCCAGCTGGGGAAGATGGGGCCCAGAGAGACGTGGCTTGCAGACCTGGGCTGTCGGACCCGTGCTCTGACTGGGGGATTTGTTGGTTGCCCTTACTATGGATGTGTGGATGGAGGTGCCAAGGCCACGTCTCCCTCACACACTGGACTGTTGTTAGTCCAGCAGCGGCACCGGGCCATGGCATTCACAGGCTAGAAGTGGTGCAGAAATGTGAGAAGAGTCCCTGATGAACTCCCAGCCTAGGCTGGAGGCAGCCTGTGATTGTGAGCCCTCGGGGACAAAACTGTCTCCTGCTGTGTGTTCGGTGCAGGGCCCAGCACAGTGGGACGACAACCAGGGTCAGATGGTGCTGAGATAGAAATTAGGTAAAGAAGATGCAGTGGGTGGATGCAACAGACCCGAAGTGTGGGGCAGGGCTAAGGTATCAGTTAAGCGAGCAAGTCTATGGACTACGGGCAGAGATCTCAGCTACCCAGCCCTGCCTAGCAGGACCTGTGACGCTTTCCAAGGTTAAATGAGCTGGATTATATGGCTGCTGGCAGGATTCCCATGTACTGTGCTTAACTTCCCAGCAACAGCTTTTCTGCTGGTTCCTGCTGGGGTTCCCCTTCAGGCCTCTATTAACACATAgtgaggtctctctctctctctctctctctctctctctctgactgcaGCTGCTCTGTCAGTGATCTGGGGGTGTCATGGGCTGCCTGCAGAGGGAGACCCTGGACAGTTGGGGACAGGTCAGTTGCTGTAGTGTCCATGTTGCACCCCTGGGCACAGCAGTGCATCAAGGATAGTGTGTAGCTGAGATGCTGTGggacaggagaggagagaggggaagccAGGAGCttggcaggactggggcaggTGTAGCTCACagcaagaagctgctgctgatTCATTGAATCAAAACCAGCTCAGCCCTGTGCAGCTGGCATTTCCCTGCATCTCCCGGCTTCCTGATCAGACAG encodes:
- the RAB40C gene encoding ras-related protein Rab-40C, with protein sequence MRGRMGTQGSPVKSYDYLLKFLLVGDSDVGKGEILESLQDGASESPYAYSNGIDYKTTTILLDGRRVKLELWDTSGQGRFCTIFRSYSRGAQGILLVYDITNRWSFDGIDRWIKEIDEHAPGVPRILVGNRLHLAFKRQVPTEQARSYAEKNCMTFFEVSPLCNFNVTESFTELSRIVLMRHGMEKIWRPNRVFSLQDLCCRAIVSCTPVHLIDKLPLPVTIKSHLKSFSMANGMNAVMMHGRSYSLASSGGGSSSKGNSLKRSKSIRPPQSPPQNCSRNNCKIS